In a genomic window of Helicobacter pylori NQ4053:
- a CDS encoding serine/threonine transporter, which translates to MAQEKAVLRDPKKLNLFDLRWMASLFGTAVGAGILFLPIRAGGHGVWAIMVMSAIIFPLTYLGHRALAYFIGSKDKEDITMVVRSHFGPQWGFLITLLYFLAIYPICLAYGVGITNVFDNFFTNQLHLAPLHRGLLAVVLVSLMMLVMVFNTTIVTHICNALVYPLCLILLLFSLYLIPYWQGANLFVVPSFKEFVLAIWLTLPVLVFSFNHSPIISTFTQNVGKEYGAFKEYKLNQIELGTSLMLLGFVMFFVFSCVMCLSADDFVKAREQNIPILSYFANTLNNPLINYAGPVVAFLAIFSSFFGHYYGAKEGLEGIIIQSLKLKKASKTLSVSVTIFLWLTITLVAYINPNILDFIENLGGPIIALILFVMPMIAFYSVSSLKRFRNFKVDIFVFVFGSLTALSVFLGLF; encoded by the coding sequence ATGGCACAAGAAAAAGCGGTTCTAAGAGATCCTAAAAAACTCAATTTGTTTGATTTGCGTTGGATGGCGTCCTTATTTGGCACGGCGGTGGGGGCTGGGATTTTATTTTTGCCTATTAGAGCCGGTGGGCATGGGGTATGGGCTATTATGGTGATGAGCGCGATCATCTTCCCTTTAACTTATCTGGGGCATAGAGCTTTAGCTTATTTCATAGGATCTAAAGATAAAGAAGACATTACCATGGTCGTTCGCTCTCATTTTGGCCCTCAATGGGGTTTTCTTATCACTTTGCTTTATTTCTTGGCGATTTATCCTATCTGTTTGGCTTATGGGGTGGGCATCACTAACGTGTTTGATAACTTTTTCACTAACCAGTTGCATTTAGCGCCTTTGCATCGGGGCTTACTGGCTGTGGTATTAGTCTCTTTAATGATGTTGGTGATGGTTTTTAACACTACGATTGTGACGCACATTTGTAACGCTTTAGTGTATCCTTTATGCTTGATTTTATTGCTTTTTTCTTTGTATCTTATCCCTTATTGGCAAGGTGCTAATCTTTTTGTGGTGCCGAGTTTTAAAGAATTTGTGTTAGCGATTTGGCTAACCTTACCGGTGCTTGTGTTTTCATTCAACCATAGCCCCATTATTTCAACCTTCACTCAAAACGTGGGAAAAGAATACGGCGCTTTCAAAGAGTATAAACTCAATCAAATTGAATTAGGGACATCGCTGATGCTTTTAGGGTTTGTGATGTTTTTTGTGTTTTCGTGCGTCATGTGCTTGAGTGCTGATGATTTTGTGAAAGCAAGGGAACAAAATATCCCCATTTTAAGCTATTTTGCTAACACTCTAAACAACCCTTTAATCAATTATGCGGGGCCTGTGGTGGCTTTTTTAGCGATTTTTTCATCTTTTTTTGGGCATTATTATGGGGCTAAGGAAGGTTTAGAAGGCATTATCATTCAAAGTTTAAAGTTGAAAAAAGCTTCTAAAACCCTGAGCGTGAGCGTAACGATTTTTTTATGGCTGACTATCACGCTGGTGGCTTATATCAACCCCAATATCTTGGATTTTATTGAAAATTTAGGCGGCCCCATTATCGCGCTCATTCTGTTTGTGATGCCCATGATAGCTTTTTATAGCGTTTCTAGTTTGAAGCGTTTTAGAAACTTCAAAGTGGATATTTTTGTGTTTGTCTTTGGGAGCTTGACGGCTTTGAGCGTGTTTTTAGGACTATTTTAA
- a CDS encoding class II 3-deoxy-7-phosphoheptulonate synthase produces the protein MSNTTWSPTSWHSFKIEQHPTYKDKQELERVKKELHSYPPLVFAGEARNLQERLAQAIDNKAFLLQGGDCAESFSQFSANRIRDMFKVVMQMAIVLTFAGSIPIVKVGRIAGQFAKPRSNATEILDNEEVLSYRGDIINGISKKEREPKPERMLKAYHQSVATLNLIRAFAQGGLADLEQVHRFNLDFVKNNDFGQKYQQIADRITQALGFMRACGVEIERTPILREVEFYTSHEALLLHYEEPLVRKDSLTNQFYDCSAHMLWIGERTRDPRGAHVEFLRGVCNPIGVKIGPNASISEVLELCDVLNPHNLKGRLNLIVRMGSKMIKERLPKLLQGVLKEKRHILWSIDPMHGNTVKTSLGVKTRAFDSVLDEVKSFFEIHRAEGSLASGVHLEMTGENVTECIGGSQAITEEGLSCHYYTQCDPRLNATQALELAFLIADMLKKQRS, from the coding sequence ATGTCAAACACAACTTGGTCGCCCACTTCATGGCATTCTTTTAAGATAGAGCAACACCCCACTTACAAAGACAAGCAAGAATTAGAAAGGGTCAAAAAAGAATTGCACTCCTATCCTCCTTTAGTGTTTGCTGGCGAAGCGAGGAACTTGCAAGAGCGCTTAGCCCAAGCCATTGACAATAAGGCGTTTTTGTTGCAAGGGGGCGATTGCGCGGAGTCGTTTTCTCAATTTAGCGCTAACCGGATTAGAGACATGTTTAAAGTGGTGATGCAAATGGCGATTGTCTTAACTTTTGCTGGCTCTATACCGATCGTGAAAGTGGGGCGCATTGCCGGGCAATTTGCCAAGCCTCGCTCCAATGCGACTGAAATACTGGATAATGAAGAAGTGTTGAGTTACAGAGGGGATATTATCAATGGGATTTCCAAAAAAGAAAGAGAGCCAAAGCCTGAAAGAATGCTTAAAGCCTACCATCAAAGCGTAGCGACTTTAAACCTTATCAGAGCTTTTGCCCAAGGCGGGTTAGCGGATTTAGAACAAGTGCATCGTTTCAATTTGGATTTTGTCAAAAACAACGACTTTGGGCAAAAATACCAGCAAATCGCTGACCGGATCACGCAAGCTTTAGGGTTTATGCGAGCATGCGGAGTGGAGATAGAGCGAACGCCTATTCTTAGGGAAGTGGAATTTTACACCAGCCACGAAGCGTTACTGCTCCATTATGAAGAGCCTTTGGTGCGTAAGGATAGTTTGACTAACCAGTTTTATGATTGCTCCGCGCACATGCTGTGGATTGGCGAAAGGACAAGAGACCCTAGGGGCGCGCATGTGGAGTTTTTAAGGGGGGTTTGTAACCCTATTGGCGTGAAAATCGGGCCTAATGCGAGTATAAGCGAAGTGTTAGAATTGTGCGATGTTTTAAACCCGCACAACCTTAAAGGGCGTTTGAATTTGATCGTGCGCATGGGTTCTAAGATGATTAAAGAGCGTTTGCCTAAGCTTTTACAAGGGGTGTTGAAAGAAAAACGCCATATTTTATGGAGCATTGATCCCATGCATGGCAACACGGTTAAAACCAGTTTGGGGGTTAAAACAAGGGCTTTTGATAGCGTGTTAGATGAAGTGAAAAGCTTTTTTGAAATCCATAGGGCTGAAGGGAGTTTGGCTTCAGGGGTTCATTTGGAAATGACGGGTGAAAATGTTACAGAATGTATCGGTGGCTCGCAAGCGATCACTGAAGAGGGTTTGAGCTGCCATTACTATACGCAATGCGATCCAAGACTAAACGCCACTCAAGCCCTAGAGCTCGCTTTTTTAATCGCTGACATGCTTAAAAAACAACGATCTTAG
- a CDS encoding peroxiredoxin — protein sequence MEKLEVGQLAPDFKLKNSDGVEISLKDLLHKKVVLYFYPKDNTPGCTLEAKDFSTLFSEFEKKNAVVVGVSPDNAQSHQKFISQCSLNVILLCDEDKKAANLYKAYGKRMLYGKEHLGIIRSTFIINTQGVLEKCFYNVKAKGHAQKVLESL from the coding sequence ATGGAAAAATTAGAAGTAGGGCAATTAGCCCCTGATTTTAAATTGAAAAACAGCGATGGCGTGGAAATTTCTTTAAAAGATTTGCTCCATAAAAAAGTGGTATTGTATTTCTACCCTAAAGACAACACCCCCGGATGCACTTTAGAAGCCAAAGACTTTAGCACTCTGTTTAGTGAATTTGAAAAGAAAAACGCTGTTGTCGTAGGCGTAAGCCCTGATAACGCGCAATCGCATCAAAAATTTATCAGCCAATGCTCTTTGAATGTGATTTTGCTCTGCGATGAAGATAAAAAAGCCGCCAATCTTTACAAAGCTTATGGCAAACGCATGCTTTATGGGAAGGAGCATTTGGGGATTATCCGCTCCACTTTCATTATCAACACGCAAGGCGTTTTAGAAAAATGCTTCTACAATGTCAAAGCGAAAGGGCATGCTCAAAAGGTTTTAGAGAGTTTGTAG
- a CDS encoding LutC/YkgG family protein, whose protein sequence is MSKELILKRIKEARAKHAIQGANPVYRNIIKVEFEDLVEEYKHFQVLNKAEVIESAKENLEQAILKALENFQSKKVLHSTDLNLNFEAFKDFTLQPYDKEIEAMREELFEIDTALLHGVCGISSLGMIGAVSSHASPRLLSLITLNCIILLKKESIVRNLSEGVQALKNQSQNGVLPTNMLLIGGPSRTADIELKTVFGVHGPQKVAVIFY, encoded by the coding sequence ATGAGTAAAGAGCTTATTTTAAAGCGCATTAAAGAAGCCAGAGCCAAGCATGCCATTCAGGGAGCAAACCCTGTTTATAGAAATATCATTAAAGTGGAGTTTGAAGACTTGGTGGAAGAATACAAGCATTTCCAGGTGTTGAATAAAGCTGAAGTCATTGAAAGCGCTAAAGAAAATTTAGAACAAGCCATTTTAAAGGCTTTAGAAAATTTTCAAAGCAAAAAAGTCTTACACTCTACGGATTTAAATTTGAATTTTGAAGCGTTTAAGGATTTCACTTTACAGCCCTATGACAAAGAAATTGAAGCGATGCGTGAAGAATTGTTTGAGATTGATACGGCTTTATTGCATGGGGTTTGTGGGATTTCAAGCTTGGGCATGATTGGGGCGGTTTCTTCGCATGCAAGCCCACGATTGCTTTCGCTCATCACCCTTAATTGCATCATTTTATTGAAAAAAGAATCCATTGTGCGCAATTTAAGCGAAGGCGTGCAAGCTTTAAAAAATCAAAGCCAAAACGGCGTATTGCCCACAAACATGCTCCTTATTGGCGGGCCTAGCCGGACAGCCGATATTGAATTAAAAACCGTTTTTGGGGTGCATGGGCCTCAAAAAGTCGCTGTCATTTTCTATTAA
- a CDS encoding LutB/LldF family L-lactate oxidation iron-sulfur protein encodes MEKYHSDQEYEEIITDQLGDMQLRENLRSAMDTLRANRKNLIKNRYSEWENLRELGKEVKLKILSRLDEYLELFEKNATQNGFKIHYAKDGDEANEIIYNLAKEKNINRILKQKSMASEEIGLNHYLKEKGIQAQETDLGELIIQLINEHPVHIVVPAIHKNRKQIGKIFEEKLNAAYEEEPEKLNAIARKHMRKEFESFKMGISGVNFAIANEGAIWLVENEGNGRMSTTACDVHVAICGIEKLVESFDDAAILNNLLAPSAVGVPITCYQNIITGPRKEGDLDGPKEAHIILLDNNRSNILADEKYYRALSCIRCGTCLNHCPVYDKIGGHAYLSTYPGPIGVVVSPQLFGLNNYGHIPNLCSLCGRCTEVCPVEIPLAELIRDLRADKVGEGRGVVKGAKSTQHSGMEKFSMKMFAKMASDGAKWRFQLKMAQFFSPLGKLLAPILPLVKEWASVRTLPNMDTSLHAKVQHLEGVIYE; translated from the coding sequence ATGGAAAAATATCATAGCGACCAAGAATACGAAGAAATCATCACCGACCAATTAGGCGATATGCAATTAAGGGAAAATTTGCGTTCGGCAATGGATACCTTAAGGGCTAATCGTAAGAATCTGATTAAAAATCGTTACAGCGAATGGGAAAATTTAAGGGAATTGGGCAAAGAAGTCAAGCTTAAAATTCTATCCAGGCTTGATGAATATTTGGAATTGTTTGAAAAAAACGCCACTCAAAACGGCTTTAAAATCCATTACGCTAAAGACGGCGATGAAGCCAATGAAATCATTTACAACCTCGCTAAAGAAAAGAATATCAATCGCATTTTAAAACAAAAATCCATGGCGAGCGAAGAAATTGGCTTGAACCATTACTTGAAAGAAAAGGGCATTCAAGCGCAAGAAACGGATCTGGGCGAATTGATTATCCAACTCATCAATGAACACCCTGTGCATATCGTCGTGCCAGCTATCCATAAAAACCGCAAGCAAATCGGTAAGATTTTTGAAGAAAAACTCAACGCCGCTTATGAAGAAGAGCCTGAAAAGCTCAATGCGATCGCCAGAAAACACATGCGCAAAGAATTTGAAAGCTTTAAAATGGGGATCAGTGGGGTTAATTTCGCTATCGCTAATGAGGGAGCGATCTGGTTAGTGGAAAATGAGGGTAATGGGAGAATGAGCACCACCGCATGCGATGTGCATGTCGCAATTTGTGGGATTGAAAAATTAGTAGAAAGCTTTGATGATGCGGCGATTTTAAACAATTTGCTCGCCCCAAGCGCTGTGGGTGTGCCTATCACTTGCTATCAAAACATTATCACAGGCCCCAGAAAAGAGGGCGATTTAGACGGCCCTAAAGAAGCCCACATCATTTTATTAGACAACAACCGCTCCAATATTTTGGCTGATGAAAAGTATTACCGTGCTCTTTCATGCATCCGTTGCGGAACTTGTTTGAACCACTGCCCTGTGTATGATAAAATCGGTGGGCATGCCTATCTTTCCACTTATCCTGGCCCTATAGGCGTGGTGGTATCCCCCCAACTCTTTGGCTTGAATAATTACGGGCATATCCCTAATTTGTGCAGCCTTTGCGGGCGTTGCACTGAAGTATGCCCTGTAGAAATCCCTTTAGCAGAACTCATTAGAGATTTACGAGCCGATAAAGTGGGCGAGGGCAGAGGCGTAGTTAAGGGGGCTAAAAGTACCCAACACAGCGGGATGGAAAAATTCTCTATGAAAATGTTTGCCAAAATGGCAAGCGATGGGGCTAAGTGGCGTTTCCAATTGAAAATGGCTCAATTTTTCTCGCCTTTAGGCAAGCTTTTAGCCCCCATACTGCCTTTAGTCAAAGAGTGGGCGAGTGTTAGGACCTTACCCAATATGGACACGAGTTTGCATGCCAAAGTCCAACACTTAGAAGGGGTGATTTATGAGTAA
- a CDS encoding (Fe-S)-binding protein encodes MKVNFFATCLGAAIYSNASLNAIKLLRKENLEVVFKKDQTCCGQPSYNSGYYEETKKVVLYNIKLYSNNDYPIILPSGSCTGMMRHDYLELFEGHAEFNMVKDFCSRVYELSEFLDKKLQVKYEDKGEPLKITWHSNCHALRVAKVIDSAKNLIRQLKNVELIELEKEEECCGFGGTFSVKEPEISAVMVKEKIKDIESRHVDVIVSADAGCLMNISTAMQKMGSLTKPMHFYDFLASRLGL; translated from the coding sequence TTGAAAGTCAATTTCTTTGCTACTTGTCTAGGAGCAGCCATTTATAGCAACGCATCGCTTAACGCTATCAAATTACTCCGCAAGGAAAATTTGGAAGTGGTTTTTAAAAAAGACCAGACATGTTGCGGCCAGCCAAGCTACAACTCAGGGTATTATGAAGAGACAAAAAAAGTCGTTTTATACAATATCAAGCTTTATTCCAATAACGACTACCCTATTATCTTGCCTAGCGGTTCATGCACAGGGATGATGCGGCATGATTATTTGGAATTGTTTGAAGGGCATGCGGAATTCAACATGGTTAAAGATTTTTGCTCTAGGGTGTATGAATTGAGCGAATTTTTGGATAAAAAATTGCAAGTCAAGTATGAAGATAAGGGCGAACCCCTTAAAATCACATGGCATTCTAATTGCCATGCCTTAAGGGTGGCTAAAGTGATTGACTCGGCGAAAAACCTCATCAGACAGCTTAAAAACGTGGAACTCATTGAATTGGAAAAAGAAGAAGAATGCTGCGGGTTTGGGGGGACTTTTTCGGTTAAAGAACCTGAAATTTCAGCGGTTATGGTTAAAGAAAAGATTAAAGATATAGAGAGCCGTCATGTGGATGTGATTGTTTCAGCGGATGCTGGGTGTTTGATGAATATCAGCACCGCTATGCAAAAAATGGGCTCTTTGACAAAACCCATGCATTTTTATGACTTTTTAGCCTCAAGGCTTGGGCTTTAA
- a CDS encoding L-lactate permease, whose amino-acid sequence MEFYQVYDPLGHIWLSALVALSPIALFFISLIVFKLKGYSAGFLSLLLSILIALFVYKMPAQMVSASFFYGFLYGLWPIAWIVIAAIFLYNLSVKSGYFEILKESILTLTPDHRILVILIGFCFGSFLEGAIGFGGPVAITAAILVGLGLNPLYAAGLCLIANTAPVAFGAVGIPITAMASVVGIPELEISQMVGRVLPIFSIGIPFFIVFLMDGFRGIRETFPAVAVTGFSFAIAQFLSSNYLGPQLPDIISALVSLIATTLFLKFWQPKRIFTSNGKEPTMNTEKHHICKVVVAWMPFVLLTITIIIWTQPWFKALFKEGGALAFSSFAFEFNSISQKIFKTVPIVTEATNFPVVFKLPLILTTGTSIFLAALLSVFLLRVKISDAIGVFGATLKEMRLPILTIGVVLAFAYVANYSGMSATLALALADTGHVFTFFSPVVGWLGVFLTGSDTSSNLLFGSLQMLIATQLGLPEVLFLAANTSGGVVGKMISPQSIAIACAAVGLVGKESELFRFTVKYSVALAIIMGIVFTLIAYVFPFIIPIIPK is encoded by the coding sequence ATGGAATTTTATCAAGTCTATGACCCATTAGGCCATATTTGGTTGAGCGCTTTAGTCGCACTTTCGCCTATTGCGCTCTTTTTTATTTCTCTTATTGTCTTTAAACTTAAGGGGTATAGCGCTGGGTTTTTAAGCTTATTGCTTTCAATCCTTATTGCGTTATTTGTGTATAAAATGCCCGCTCAAATGGTGAGCGCGAGTTTTTTCTATGGCTTTCTTTATGGCTTGTGGCCGATCGCATGGATTGTGATCGCTGCGATTTTTCTTTACAACCTTTCAGTGAAATCCGGGTATTTTGAGATTTTAAAAGAAAGCATTTTAACCCTAACTCCGGATCACCGGATTTTAGTGATTTTGATCGGGTTTTGTTTTGGCTCGTTTTTAGAAGGAGCGATTGGTTTTGGAGGCCCGGTAGCTATCACAGCGGCGATTTTAGTCGGCCTTGGGCTAAACCCCTTATACGCTGCCGGGTTGTGCCTGATCGCTAACACCGCTCCTGTAGCTTTTGGCGCGGTGGGTATTCCTATTACGGCAATGGCTAGCGTGGTGGGTATTCCTGAATTAGAGATTTCTCAAATGGTAGGCAGGGTGTTACCCATTTTTTCCATTGGTATTCCTTTTTTCATCGTGTTTTTAATGGATGGTTTTAGAGGGATTAGAGAGACTTTTCCTGCAGTGGCCGTTACCGGGTTTAGTTTCGCTATTGCGCAATTTTTAAGCTCTAATTATCTAGGGCCGCAGCTTCCGGATATTATTTCAGCTTTAGTGTCATTGATTGCTACCACTTTGTTTTTAAAATTCTGGCAGCCCAAGCGCATTTTCACCAGCAATGGCAAAGAGCCCACGATGAACACAGAAAAACACCATATTTGTAAGGTGGTTGTGGCGTGGATGCCTTTTGTGTTGCTCACCATTACGATCATCATATGGACGCAACCCTGGTTTAAAGCGCTCTTTAAAGAAGGCGGGGCTTTGGCGTTTTCTAGCTTTGCGTTTGAATTTAATTCTATCAGTCAAAAGATTTTCAAAACCGTTCCCATTGTTACTGAAGCGACCAATTTTCCTGTCGTGTTCAAACTCCCTTTGATTTTAACGACAGGCACTTCCATTTTTTTAGCCGCCCTTTTAAGCGTGTTTTTGTTGCGCGTGAAAATCAGCGATGCGATAGGAGTGTTTGGGGCCACTTTAAAAGAAATGCGTTTGCCGATTTTAACCATTGGCGTGGTTTTAGCGTTCGCGTATGTGGCTAATTATAGCGGCATGAGTGCTACGCTCGCTTTAGCGTTAGCGGATACCGGGCATGTTTTCACTTTCTTTTCGCCTGTGGTAGGCTGGCTTGGGGTGTTTTTAACCGGAAGCGATACGAGTTCTAATCTTTTATTTGGATCTTTACAAATGCTCATCGCTACACAGCTTGGCTTGCCTGAAGTGCTTTTTTTAGCGGCCAACACTTCAGGGGGCGTTGTGGGCAAAATGATAAGCCCTCAAAGTATCGCTATCGCTTGTGCGGCGGTGGGGTTAGTGGGGAAAGAGAGCGAATTGTTCAGATTTACGGTAAAATACTCCGTCGCTTTGGCGATCATTATGGGGATTGTCTTCACTCTTATTGCTTATGTCTTCCCCTTTATTATCCCCATCATTCCTAAATAA
- a CDS encoding L-lactate permease, with protein sequence MLEFHQIYDPLGNIWLSALVALLPILLFFLSLMVFKLKGYVAAFLSVVLSAVIAVLVYKMPVSMVGSSFLYGFLYGLWPIAWIIIAAIFLYKLSVKSGYFEILKESVQSITLDHRILVILIGFCFGSFLEGAIGFGGPIAITAAILVGLGLSPLYSAGLCLIANTAPVAFGAVGIPISAMASAVGVPAILISAMTGKILFFVSLLVPFFIVFLMDGFKGIKETFPAVFIAAFSFAGAQFLSSNYLGPELPGIISALVSLVATALFLKFWQPKVIFRSDGKAASFTKSNHHICKVYVAWSPFVILVLVIVLWIQPFFKALFEKDGLLAFSNFYFEFNNISNHIFKSPPFVEANQSVSFPVVFKFFLINTVGTSIFLAALVSMLVLRVRVSDAVSVFGETLKEMRYPILTIGLVLSFAYVSNYSGISSTLALALTHTGLAFTFFSPLIGWVGVFLTGSDTSSNLLFGSLQQLTAQRLHLPEVLTLTANTVGGTLGKMISPQSIAIACAAVGLAGKESDLFKFTVKYSLIFVAIMGVVISAIAYLIPEVVPAIK encoded by the coding sequence GTGCTAGAATTTCATCAAATTTATGACCCTTTGGGTAATATTTGGCTGAGCGCTCTTGTGGCCTTATTGCCGATTTTGTTATTTTTCTTATCTTTAATGGTTTTTAAACTCAAAGGTTATGTGGCGGCCTTTTTGAGCGTGGTTCTGTCAGCCGTTATTGCGGTTTTGGTGTATAAAATGCCTGTTAGCATGGTAGGTTCAAGCTTTCTTTATGGCTTTCTCTATGGCTTATGGCCGATCGCATGGATTATTATTGCGGCGATTTTTTTATACAAACTCAGCGTTAAATCCGGCTATTTTGAAATTTTAAAAGAAAGCGTCCAGTCCATCACTTTAGATCACAGGATTTTAGTGATTTTGATTGGCTTTTGTTTTGGCTCGTTTTTAGAAGGGGCGATCGGCTTTGGAGGGCCTATTGCCATCACCGCAGCGATCTTAGTGGGGTTAGGGTTAAGCCCTTTATATTCTGCCGGGTTATGCCTAATCGCTAACACCGCTCCTGTGGCTTTTGGCGCGGTGGGTATCCCTATAAGCGCTATGGCGAGCGCGGTAGGGGTGCCAGCGATTTTAATTTCAGCCATGACGGGTAAAATCCTCTTTTTTGTGAGCTTGTTAGTGCCGTTTTTTATTGTGTTTTTAATGGATGGCTTTAAGGGGATTAAAGAGACTTTTCCGGCCGTTTTTATTGCGGCTTTTTCTTTCGCTGGCGCGCAATTTTTAAGCTCTAATTATTTAGGGCCAGAATTGCCTGGTATTATTTCAGCCCTTGTTTCACTGGTTGCAACGGCACTCTTTTTGAAATTTTGGCAGCCTAAAGTCATTTTTAGAAGCGATGGCAAAGCGGCTTCATTCACTAAGAGTAACCATCATATCTGTAAGGTTTATGTCGCTTGGTCTCCTTTTGTGATTTTGGTTTTAGTGATTGTGTTATGGATACAGCCTTTTTTTAAAGCTTTATTTGAAAAAGACGGCTTGTTAGCTTTTTCTAATTTTTATTTTGAGTTCAATAACATCAGCAACCACATCTTTAAAAGCCCGCCTTTTGTAGAAGCCAATCAAAGCGTGAGTTTTCCGGTGGTGTTTAAATTTTTCTTAATCAACACGGTTGGCACTTCCATTTTTTTAGCCGCTCTTGTTAGCATGCTCGTTTTAAGGGTGCGAGTGAGCGATGCAGTGAGCGTTTTTGGCGAGACTTTAAAAGAAATGCGCTACCCCATTCTCACTATTGGTTTAGTCTTAAGCTTTGCCTATGTGTCTAATTACAGCGGGATTTCTTCCACTCTAGCCTTAGCGCTCACCCATACGGGTTTGGCTTTTACTTTTTTCTCGCCCTTGATCGGATGGGTAGGCGTGTTTTTAACCGGGAGCGATACAAGTTCTAATCTTTTATTTGGCTCTTTACAGCAACTCACCGCCCAACGATTGCACCTCCCTGAGGTTTTAACCCTGACGGCTAATACCGTGGGTGGGACTTTGGGCAAGATGATAAGCCCTCAAAGCATCGCTATCGCTTGCGCGGCAGTGGGATTAGCCGGGAAAGAGAGCGATTTATTCAAATTCACGGTTAAATACTCCCTTATTTTTGTAGCGATCATGGGAGTCGTGATTAGCGCGATTGCGTATTTGATCCCTGAAGTGGTGCCTGCGATAAAGTAG
- a CDS encoding adenine-specific DNA glycosylase, with translation METLHNALLKWYEEFGRKDLPFRNLKGINAPYEVYISEVMSQQTQISTVVERFYSPFLEAFPTLKDLANAQLEEVLLLWRGLGYYSRAKNLKKSAEICVKEHHSQLPNDYQSLLKLPGIGAYTANAILCFGFREKSACVDANIKRVLLRLFGLDPNIQAKDLQIKANDFLNPNESFNHNQALIDLGALICSPKPKCAICPFNPYCLGKNHLEKHTLKKKQEIIQEERYLGVVIQNNQIALEKIEQKLYFGMHHFPNLKENLEYKLPFLGAIKHSHTKFKLNLNLYSAAIKDLKNPVRFYSLKDLETLPISSMTLKILNFLKQKNLFGG, from the coding sequence TTGGAAACTTTACACAACGCCCTTTTAAAATGGTATGAAGAATTTGGGCGAAAGGATTTACCCTTTAGGAATTTAAAGGGCATTAACGCTCCCTATGAAGTCTATATCAGCGAAGTGATGAGCCAACAAACCCAAATCAGCACGGTGGTTGAGCGTTTTTATTCCCCTTTTTTAGAAGCTTTCCCCACTTTAAAAGACTTAGCGAACGCTCAATTAGAGGAGGTTTTATTGCTTTGGAGAGGGCTTGGCTATTATTCAAGGGCTAAAAATTTAAAAAAAAGCGCTGAAATTTGCGTGAAAGAACACCACTCACAACTACCCAATGACTATCAAAGCCTACTGAAACTCCCCGGGATTGGCGCATACACGGCTAATGCGATTTTATGTTTTGGTTTTAGAGAAAAGAGCGCATGCGTGGATGCTAATATCAAACGAGTGCTTTTAAGGCTTTTTGGTTTGGATCCTAATATCCAAGCTAAAGACTTACAAATTAAGGCGAACGATTTCCTCAATCCTAATGAAAGCTTTAATCACAACCAAGCCTTAATTGATCTAGGGGCTTTAATCTGCTCCCCTAAACCCAAATGCGCGATTTGCCCTTTCAATCCTTATTGTTTGGGTAAAAACCACCTAGAAAAACACACGCTTAAGAAAAAACAAGAGATCATTCAAGAAGAGCGTTACTTGGGCGTTGTGATCCAAAATAACCAAATCGCTTTAGAAAAAATAGAGCAAAAACTCTATTTTGGGATGCACCATTTCCCTAATCTCAAAGAAAATTTAGAATACAAGCTCCCCTTTTTAGGCGCTATCAAACACAGCCACACTAAATTCAAGCTCAATTTAAACCTCTATTCAGCTGCAATAAAGGATCTAAAAAATCCCGTTCGTTTTTATAGCCTTAAAGACTTAGAGACCTTACCCATAAGCTCTATGACGCTTAAAATCTTGAATTTTTTAAAACAAAAAAATTTATTTGGGGGTTAA